From one Pseudobdellovibrionaceae bacterium genomic stretch:
- a CDS encoding DUF4236 domain-containing protein yields the protein MSFRFRRSVKIAPGLRLNVGKTGMSVSAGVRGARVTIGKRGVTKTLGIPGTGISYSTRTSSSSRGMRAEERRIEKELRIASAEAELDQEQRAYEQFTKIHAFAPEATVKEEWHKLLCERDFSPAIYGLESPSLKRLVSDHRKKFIYEFKKSYWTKAYLALLLTSTVLYFIYGLALSKGSIPTIVSAVLLVAFTIRGIQNFTKGWKQARSKADTDFQNFNDEIGQLESQHPEKEKIRIHDAKALIDGQPDYVEKELESVFADIEASLADLDHPFETSISFEADKNGCVMVDLDLPEIEDVIITNSKKVLKSGKISEKNKTKKLMNEEYAHGVLGLGFYISQYIFNSSPSINEVVVSAYTQRISKKSGNIEDEYIYSVQFDKRRFEKLNLKNIDPTESVKQFPIEMNLNRSFEFKPIEPFSKKVHSDLLYKANEN from the coding sequence GTGAGTTTTCGGTTTCGTAGGTCAGTAAAAATTGCACCAGGATTGAGACTAAATGTAGGAAAAACAGGAATGAGTGTATCCGCAGGTGTTCGTGGCGCGAGGGTCACAATTGGGAAACGAGGAGTCACAAAAACACTCGGAATACCGGGCACCGGAATTTCCTATTCCACCCGAACTTCAAGCTCTAGCAGAGGAATGCGTGCGGAAGAACGACGAATAGAAAAAGAGCTTCGTATTGCCTCGGCGGAAGCTGAGTTAGATCAAGAGCAGCGTGCCTATGAGCAATTTACCAAAATACATGCATTTGCTCCAGAAGCTACAGTCAAAGAGGAGTGGCACAAATTATTATGTGAACGTGACTTTTCTCCTGCTATCTATGGCCTTGAATCCCCATCTTTAAAGAGATTAGTTTCAGATCATAGGAAAAAATTTATCTACGAATTTAAGAAAAGCTATTGGACTAAGGCGTATCTTGCGCTGCTCTTAACATCTACAGTGCTATACTTTATCTATGGTTTGGCTCTATCTAAAGGTTCAATTCCAACCATTGTGAGCGCAGTCCTTTTAGTAGCCTTCACAATAAGAGGAATTCAAAATTTTACGAAGGGATGGAAGCAGGCTCGCAGTAAAGCAGATACTGATTTTCAAAACTTCAATGATGAGATAGGACAATTGGAGAGTCAACATCCCGAAAAGGAAAAAATCAGGATACACGACGCAAAGGCTTTAATCGATGGTCAACCTGATTATGTAGAAAAAGAACTCGAATCTGTTTTCGCAGATATAGAGGCTAGTTTGGCGGATTTAGACCACCCTTTTGAAACTTCAATCTCATTTGAAGCGGATAAAAATGGATGTGTAATGGTCGATCTAGATTTGCCGGAAATTGAAGATGTCATAATCACTAATAGCAAGAAGGTACTCAAATCTGGAAAGATTTCGGAAAAAAATAAAACCAAGAAGCTGATGAATGAGGAATATGCTCACGGTGTATTGGGGCTTGGATTTTACATTTCTCAGTATATTTTTAACTCAAGTCCTTCTATAAACGAGGTTGTTGTCTCCGCCTATACTCAACGAATTAGCAAAAAATCTGGGAACATTGAAGATGAGTATATCTATAGTGTACAATTCGATAAAAGACGATTTGAAAAATTGAACCTGAAAAATATTGATCCAACTGAGTCTGTAAAGCAGTTCCCAATAGAGATGAATCTAAACAGGTCATTTGAATTTAAACCTATAGAACCCTTCTCTAAAAAGGTTCATTCTGATCTCTTGTATAAAGCAAATGAAAATTAA
- a CDS encoding AAA family ATPase: MFNLEIIREKLEKYKRLLVNFTRRNKELYFKHSRSAYLNLSKPPKLPSEVSSDARELYFKKFSPIRMSNGVINEVLSKGKLDLSDHYSLKKFNLPEIEKQIDKVRLSDNKYQREFGISGAWLLGPFLGWHLSSEFAVGRMAITPIFKLPIDIDKSKTGKFTLILEEEGLTLNPTLRQYFKDHLGVILPECIEEDTVEKGIEFIINELEKLEIETVFASPSAYKDVPTIPRTHKTIKNEDGEIIERVPFPIEEQLNEDELWAHKFVTNRKFLLFDVFYVDQINASKMALLNDYNEIMESGESHPILQEMLMGQPESQSHSKNSRVSDKDLDCYKENLNHFVMDTDSSQHRAMERVSKERAVVIEGPPGTGKSQTITNMIANLVAEGKTVLFVSEKRAALDVVYSRLVKTNLDSKAALIHSSDLDRSDLYGRFIDAYNKSDFPKTTKKWDQLCEELDHIKSELNTYTEAVTSEVYNSGLAVSDMLTLYADLKDVIKHEGLGNFASQRTFEELELLGARLDELEILVSRIENYNTHPWLWKKAEVILADNTLTNSLNECSKRFSELCYELKNIDESSHKINDGLNYLKLIEKDSALSSVEVDADKSPYWQQAWDKCNNKKATYKAIIGKLKNIIPELQDLLKRVAPLKNGVDIEVVKQVLEYYRTHTSIWRWFTANYRKHKSLRATLFKNPKEEHDLQLYVDAISFFEKLSDLDREISLLGVENIPSKTEFSKSLDFLIELNGELNHFSKLFSNLERLELIPIDSSYSTIVKNVLQLKNLLELAKGTRVAIEKVCEQIDSYFDKKNDWSFEEGNFERIVANLVSSSKDIESLDRIDITIRKIAQNFNCDDLKELIVNSFTQSNGKWSHHLTGQAVHAWHDKIRIEQEALRLYDRGVQKQRIFHLKSLMKQHKTEATDVVHTKAEPLAEKADDFGISLLEREANKQRRVLSPREIMEKGALNAMLAIKPIWLMSPLSISQILPNSIGLFEFIIFDEASQVRMEDAIPSIYRAKKMVVVGDKKQMPPTTFFSSAADTLEEDDEVMPESVLDIAALIYPSEMLSWHYRSQTESLIAFSNRAFYGGRLISAPTANIKEETGSISFDLVENGVFKQKEGNKIEANIVVDRLSSLIKSDPYQSLGIIAMGVSQQKAIEEAIDERCQVDEEFRRALDIVSNLHEENAFSGLFVKNLENCQGDERDTILISIGYAPSSPGGKLRKHFGPLSTKGGGRRLNVAITRARKKNIVFCSFDPDILETGNEEYTRNPDATTFGRYLQYCKSMSENMFDKARSILDTFPVSGVLTTRKSSRFALDVKNCLERLGYKVVTEVGSSGYFIDLAVQHPSVPNFYVLGIECDGFIFHQYRRDKDIARQHLLETRGWKIERVDSIEWSKNREAEIERLDRHLKQLIHQETKVEEVEEESA; the protein is encoded by the coding sequence TTGTTCAACTTAGAAATTATTCGAGAAAAATTAGAAAAATATAAGCGTCTTCTCGTCAACTTTACACGAAGAAATAAAGAACTTTATTTTAAACACTCAAGATCAGCGTACTTAAATTTATCAAAACCTCCTAAACTCCCTTCGGAAGTTTCCAGTGATGCTCGTGAATTGTATTTCAAAAAATTTTCTCCCATTAGGATGTCAAACGGAGTGATAAACGAGGTACTGTCAAAGGGTAAATTAGATTTATCAGATCATTATTCTTTAAAAAAATTCAACCTGCCAGAAATTGAAAAGCAAATAGATAAGGTCCGCTTGTCTGACAATAAATATCAAAGAGAGTTTGGTATATCTGGTGCTTGGTTACTAGGCCCTTTTCTGGGATGGCATTTGAGTTCTGAGTTTGCAGTCGGAAGGATGGCTATAACCCCAATTTTCAAGTTACCAATTGATATTGATAAATCTAAAACGGGTAAGTTTACATTAATTCTTGAAGAAGAAGGCTTAACCTTAAATCCGACTCTGAGACAATACTTTAAAGACCACCTTGGGGTAATTCTTCCTGAATGTATTGAAGAAGATACTGTTGAAAAGGGAATTGAATTCATCATTAATGAACTTGAAAAGCTAGAAATAGAAACAGTATTTGCTTCACCATCTGCTTACAAAGATGTTCCAACGATACCCAGGACACACAAAACTATCAAAAACGAAGATGGAGAAATTATTGAAAGAGTTCCCTTTCCAATTGAGGAACAGCTTAATGAAGATGAATTGTGGGCTCATAAATTTGTGACAAATCGAAAATTTTTACTGTTTGATGTTTTTTACGTTGACCAGATAAATGCAAGTAAAATGGCTTTGCTAAATGATTACAACGAAATTATGGAGTCTGGAGAATCTCACCCTATTTTACAAGAGATGTTAATGGGACAACCAGAATCTCAGTCGCACAGTAAAAATAGTCGTGTTTCAGATAAAGATTTGGATTGCTACAAAGAAAATCTAAACCATTTTGTTATGGACACAGACTCTTCTCAACACAGAGCAATGGAGAGGGTTTCCAAAGAACGAGCAGTAGTAATAGAGGGGCCTCCAGGAACTGGTAAAAGCCAAACAATCACCAACATGATTGCAAATCTTGTAGCAGAGGGAAAGACCGTTCTATTTGTGTCTGAAAAGAGAGCAGCACTAGACGTAGTTTACTCTCGATTAGTAAAAACGAACCTAGATTCAAAAGCGGCTCTTATACATAGTTCGGACTTAGATCGTAGTGACCTATACGGTAGATTCATTGATGCTTACAATAAGTCTGACTTCCCCAAAACAACGAAAAAATGGGACCAACTCTGTGAGGAGCTAGATCACATTAAAAGCGAATTAAATACCTATACGGAAGCGGTAACATCAGAAGTCTATAACTCAGGACTGGCCGTATCCGACATGTTAACTCTATATGCGGATCTAAAAGACGTGATTAAGCACGAAGGATTAGGAAATTTTGCATCGCAAAGAACTTTTGAAGAGCTTGAGTTGTTAGGAGCACGGCTAGATGAATTGGAAATCTTAGTCTCCCGTATAGAAAACTACAACACTCATCCTTGGCTGTGGAAAAAGGCAGAAGTGATACTGGCAGACAATACTCTAACTAACAGTCTAAATGAATGTTCAAAGCGATTTTCGGAACTTTGTTATGAGTTGAAAAATATTGATGAAAGTTCACATAAAATAAATGACGGGCTAAACTACCTAAAACTGATTGAAAAAGATAGCGCACTCTCTTCTGTCGAAGTCGATGCAGACAAAAGCCCCTATTGGCAACAAGCCTGGGACAAATGCAATAATAAGAAGGCTACATATAAAGCAATCATTGGGAAGCTAAAAAATATAATCCCAGAATTACAGGATTTGCTAAAAAGGGTAGCGCCACTAAAAAATGGTGTGGATATAGAAGTTGTAAAACAAGTGTTAGAATATTACAGAACGCACACAAGTATTTGGAGATGGTTTACCGCTAATTACAGAAAGCACAAGAGTTTAAGAGCAACTTTGTTTAAGAATCCAAAAGAAGAACATGACCTTCAACTGTATGTTGATGCTATATCATTTTTTGAAAAGCTTAGTGATCTCGATCGAGAAATATCTCTTCTTGGCGTAGAAAATATTCCTAGCAAGACTGAATTTTCAAAATCTTTAGATTTTCTTATAGAACTGAATGGTGAGTTAAACCATTTCAGTAAATTATTTTCAAATTTAGAACGTCTAGAGCTAATACCCATTGATAGTAGTTATTCGACAATTGTCAAAAATGTACTTCAACTCAAAAATCTATTGGAACTAGCGAAAGGGACGCGTGTTGCAATTGAAAAAGTTTGTGAGCAGATCGATAGTTATTTTGATAAAAAAAATGACTGGTCATTTGAAGAGGGGAATTTCGAAAGAATAGTCGCAAATCTAGTGAGCTCGTCGAAAGACATTGAGTCATTGGACAGAATAGATATTACAATTCGAAAAATTGCACAAAATTTTAATTGTGATGATTTAAAAGAATTAATCGTGAACTCATTCACTCAAAGCAACGGAAAGTGGTCACATCATTTAACTGGCCAAGCAGTACACGCATGGCATGATAAAATTCGGATTGAGCAGGAAGCTCTAAGGCTTTATGATAGAGGGGTTCAAAAGCAGAGAATTTTTCACTTAAAAAGTCTAATGAAGCAACATAAAACAGAAGCTACTGATGTTGTTCATACAAAAGCTGAACCATTAGCTGAAAAAGCTGATGACTTTGGAATCAGTCTTTTGGAAAGAGAAGCAAACAAACAGCGTCGCGTTCTCAGTCCTAGGGAAATAATGGAAAAGGGCGCATTAAATGCAATGCTAGCGATTAAGCCGATCTGGCTAATGAGCCCACTAAGTATTAGCCAAATCCTACCAAATTCCATTGGGCTATTTGAATTCATTATTTTCGATGAAGCGTCCCAGGTAAGAATGGAGGATGCTATCCCATCCATATATAGGGCAAAAAAAATGGTTGTAGTTGGAGATAAAAAACAAATGCCACCGACAACATTTTTTAGTTCTGCTGCCGACACCTTAGAAGAAGATGATGAAGTTATGCCAGAAAGCGTACTAGACATAGCTGCTCTTATCTATCCAAGTGAGATGCTAAGCTGGCATTATAGAAGCCAAACAGAGTCACTAATCGCATTTTCTAATAGGGCATTTTACGGAGGGCGACTTATCTCAGCTCCAACAGCAAATATAAAAGAGGAAACTGGAAGCATTAGTTTTGATTTAGTAGAAAATGGCGTGTTTAAGCAAAAAGAAGGCAATAAAATTGAAGCAAATATTGTGGTTGATAGACTATCTAGTTTGATTAAATCGGACCCCTATCAATCCCTGGGCATCATTGCCATGGGTGTTTCCCAGCAAAAAGCAATTGAGGAAGCTATAGATGAGCGCTGCCAAGTCGATGAAGAATTTAGACGAGCCCTTGATATTGTATCTAATTTGCATGAAGAGAATGCTTTTTCGGGATTATTTGTTAAAAATCTGGAAAACTGTCAGGGTGATGAACGAGACACAATTTTAATCTCGATAGGCTATGCTCCCTCTTCGCCTGGGGGAAAACTTAGAAAGCACTTTGGGCCATTAAGCACTAAGGGTGGTGGTAGAAGATTAAATGTCGCGATTACTAGAGCCCGCAAAAAAAATATAGTATTTTGTTCGTTCGATCCAGATATCCTTGAAACTGGCAATGAAGAGTACACTCGAAACCCGGACGCAACAACATTTGGACGATACTTGCAGTACTGCAAGTCAATGTCTGAGAATATGTTTGATAAGGCTCGCTCGATACTTGACACCTTTCCGGTTTCAGGTGTGCTCACTACCCGCAAATCGTCAAGGTTTGCTCTTGATGTAAAAAACTGTTTAGAGCGCCTTGGTTACAAAGTCGTAACGGAGGTGGGATCTTCGGGTTACTTTATTGACTTGGCTGTTCAGCATCCTTCAGTTCCAAATTTCTACGTCTTAGGCATCGAATGTGATGGTTTTATCTTTCATCAATATAGACGAGATAAAGATATTGCCCGTCAACATTTACTGGAGACACGTGGGTGGAAAATTGAACGAGTTGACTCTATTGAATGGTCCAAAAACAGAGAAGCAGAAATTGAGCGACTCGATCGACACTTAAAGCAATTAATTCACCAAGAAACAAAGGTTGAAGAGGTTGAAGAAGAAAGTGCATAA